In Lolium rigidum isolate FL_2022 chromosome 3, APGP_CSIRO_Lrig_0.1, whole genome shotgun sequence, the genomic window aactccggacttgatagccctgttcgtgaagggttttccaaaataattctcGTATTCCAATttcgtcttttggagtggttattaggacacataaaataacgccatgcggctccgcgggattttctaactttgtttaaattgccatctggccaaaacgtgaacccgaggacatataagaaagtgtttgaattgttaatatgttaacatggtactatacatgattcaaatatgcatgattttggcataaacggatagaggatgtttttatgaacattttgatacctttttttgaaaggaatacggtgggggaaacccctacagtgattttatttttaaataataagaacccaaattcgcgtGTCTGgaaacttgaacctgggtggctgggttgtacatccacttccctaaccaagtgagctagactCACTTCTTAaaattttgataccttatacgcatatttctgacatcatatgaattagttatgatttttgcaaaattagacaaatttgaaaaatagtctacgccgagggtggccgtcggcgtagccctgtctacgcctagggccaaagatatgccgagggctgccctcggcgtagacctcgctACGCCGAGGGGAATGGGGAggctggccaggccaggccatacgccgagggccccgacttttggccgtcggcgtataaaaGGCCCTCGACGTATCGCGCTATTCCTTTAGTGTTGGGACGAAGTTCTTATGGCGACCCTTTTCCCGAAAATTCAAGTTATAAGATACAAAAGGAAAATAGGAACATCGAGTGGAATGAAAGAAACTAGTGTAGACTAAtaaacaaatttatacaaatagttGCAGTGGAGCAGTATGCCGGAGAAAGATGCTTAGATCTAGATTCAATCCACCGGAGGATTTTAAGAGCAATGCCCCTTGcttgagaaaaaaaaaaggatttgAGGTACCTCAAGAAAATGATGcgcataattttattttgtccatGGATTGTTCTGTCAAGAGAAACACCTCAATCATAAAAAAATATAGTTAATTGAACTCAACTAATTAACCATGATTTTCAGTAAATTTGCATCCATAGATAATAGATGTTTCAAGGGGCCACATTTTCTAATTTTTTGCCCAGGGCCCCCAAAACCTCAGGACCGGGCTTGCGTAGAGCATAAGGGAACACACTGGCTGCGATTACACCAGCTTTTCCATCAGAACTCCAAACAAAGTTAAGCCTGCTTGCGTGACAAAGATGATAATAAACGTTCTTATTGCATGAACAATGCTAATTTTAAGGCAACATAAAGAATTACCATAAGTTAAGCTTAAATTGTGTAACAAATCATAAGTATTGTCGTTGCATGGACCTTTAACCCGTGCAGATCATATCAATTTACGCCTATAGACTGATCTCGCTCTCGTCCTTGTCAACCATAAGGGAATGTGACTCTGTATCGATCACCTTCCTGCCGTCCTCTCCCGCCGTACTGAAGTGCTCGCATGGGCTGACATCAAACCTCAGGCTGGCCTTCTCACCGGCCTTGAGATGCTGGCTTCGGAACCCAACCAGCTGACTCACCGGACGCCCACCCGTGACGTTGGGCCACCGAAGGAACATTAGCACTGAGTGCTTTCCATCTAGGGGGCCGTGGTTCTGCACCTCGACCATTGCTGGGAACTTGAGCTGTTCGCACCCGTCAACGCCAAGCTCCTCGACATCGTAGCTTGCGCCGCCTTTTGCAGTTGGCTTCACCGTCAGCCCGGAGAGTAGATTCGTGATTGGTGTTTGTTTGCTGGTTCCTGAGACTACTAGTCGGCGAGAGAAATGGGAGTAGCTAAGGCCATAACCGAACTTGTAGACGGTCTTGCCCTTGTAGAAGCGGTAGCTCCGGCCGGGGTAGCCGGTCGCCGGGTCGGCGCGCATCCGCATGTCCGTCATGGGCACCTTGGTGAACTCCTCAGGGTACCAGGTCACCGGCAGCCTGCCGCTGGGGTTGTGGTCTCCGAAGAGGATGTTGGCGATAGCAAGCCCGCCGGCCTGACCAGGGTAGCCGGCCCAAAGGATTGCACCGATCTTCGGGTTTGATTTGGCGAATGTTACGTCAACCGGGCCGCCGGACAGGATCACCAGTATCACTGGCCGCTTCGCAGCTATGGCGATGGCGGTTATGAGGCTCTGCTGCTTTCCGGGGAGGAGAAGGCTTGTCCTGTCGAGCCCTTCCTGCTCCTGCTTCTGGCTCAGCCCCATGAACAGGATCACGTAGTCCGACGAGCCCGCTATCCTGACCGCCTGGTCTGTCGCCGCAAAGTCGCACGCCGCCGAGTTGCACCCGGCGTGGAATCTGATGTCCTTCACGTACCGCTGCAATCCCTGGCGAGGCGTCGTGGTTTCGCACGGAGGGCCGAAGTAGTTGCCGTTGAGCGCAgcaggatcgtcggcgttgggacCAATGACGGCGACGGATTCGACCGCCAACCGGTCAAGGGGGAGGATGCTCGCGTCGTTCTTGAGCAGGACGATGCCATTCTGCGCCGCCTCGAGGGCGAGGTCCTTGTGTGCACGAGAGCACACGTCCTTGGCGCCAAGGCTCCCGTACAATGCGTTATTCCTGGGGTCACCGTCGAAGTGTCCGAGCCGCATCCTGACAGCGAAGAGGTTCTTGAGGGCCTTATCCACGTCCTGCTCCGTCATCTTTCCCCGCTGGAGCGCGGCCATGCCGTGCACCTGCGTGTAGTTCCCGCAGTTCAAGTCTAGCCCTGAAATCAAGTTGCAACTTTCGTTATCTTTTTATCCAAACAAATTGGCATTGTGTAGTTCTAAACAGTACGTGTTTACTGCATCTCAGTAAGTATTAAATCGTATAAGTGTTAAATTATATAAGAAGATTGCTTAGCTTTTTCTAAAAGATTGGTCTTTTGAAATAGTTGGTTAGCGCATGAaacttgacatggtatcagagccaaggtcTTGAGATCAAGTCCTagttttcacaatttattctataaATTTAttttataagtagattgcctaactCTTTTCAACAGATCGGTGTTTTGaaatagttggttagtgcatgaaCTTTGACAATAAGTATAAGTCTTAACAGAAATTCTTGGGGCACTAAAAATACAAGTACTTCCATTAAAAAAAGGCTTATagattttaatcaaaaatcaacaTTTTGTAAGTTTAAAGAGTTTTATAGAAGAAAAAATGTAAATGCAACATTGAACAAATACTCGATATAAATATATACTATGTTGGGTTCTTTTatattgatttggtattgtaGATGTTCATAATTTCATCTAAAAAATTGGTCGAATTAATAagatgttgacttttgactaaatatAATAGGCCTTCTATTTGCTTGTTTTTGGAACAGAGTGCGAGTATTTCTtggtaagggcatgtacaatcgtCCACCTCAGCCGTCTGTATCAAGTGCCACGTTTGATTTTGTTTGGCACGTAGGCATCGAGACCGGTCAGGTACTACAACACACAGATCACGCATTGAGGGGCTATGACCACGGCCATGTGCACCTCAGTGTTGTGTCACCGCCAGCTACGACAAGGCCAGCACAGACCAGCACCTTCTACTGCAGGACAGAGTCGCGTTGGTAATGTATGGATGGCAGCAGTGGCAGTGAAAAGATGAATCATACCAATGTGCCATGTTTTATATCGTTTTTAGATTGCAAATTTGTTTGGTGCAATTTCTTGTTCATGCAATCGACGGTTTCTTGTTCAGACACCTAAACAGAGAGCCTTACTGTACAAATTGTCTACATTAGAGTCTGCATCTAACGTGGAGATATGCATGGTACATACGGTAGTTGTCTAGACCATTGTACATGCTCTAATGCATTTTGCAGTAAGTAATGTGTTGCTTgaaatgcgatatccatgttatcAAGGGAACTCTTAGTTAGTTTATCCTGTTCATTTAGTTAGTTTATCCTGTTCAAGGGAATTTAATTGGGCTTCCATGTGTTGCAGTAAGTAAGGGTTTTAGATAGTTTATGAAGTCAATCAATGACAGGTTTTCTCGTGCTATCACTAATTACAATCCTAGTCTCAAAAAATGAACAGGTGGTGAAGGATACGTACCAGCCTTGAGCGCAGCAGCGACAGTATCCTCTGGCGTGGGGCTATAACGTTGGGCATCACGCATTAGTGCAACCGCATCACAGTCAGAAGAGACGTACCTGCATAAGTGAAGGCACaactcaatgataaaccaacttgaAGCTCAATTAAATTCTATGTAGCACTCCACTATCTACATGACTATATCCTTCCTACCCATTTAATCCCCATTCTCCCTTGAAGGTTTTAGTGATGAGGTCAGAGTTGGCGCAGGCAGGGACGCCGTTGATGGTGGTGTAAGCGCACATGACGCACGTCGCCTTCCCTTCCACCACACAGCTCTTGAACGGAGGGTTGAACGTATCCTCCATGTCCTGGGGTGTTACCTGACCAAATGCCGATCGAAAGTCAGGCACGATCGATTAGATCATGGctccttctttttctttctaCAAGGACTGTTTCAGTAGACTCACCTTTGCATTGAAGTTGTACCGTACAACGCCATTCCAGTTCTCTAGATCGTATGCCGATGCATGCTTGCAGCACGCTGAAGTCTGCAGAGTCGTCGCCGAGGTGCCCTGCAAGCCTTTGACGAAAGCCACCGCATACTTACTGGCCGTGGTGGGGTCCTCGCCGGGGGTCTCTTGGCCACGGCCCCACCGGGGATCGCGATAGATGTTCACGTTGGGAGACCAGATGGTGAGTCCCTCTGCCTGGCCGAGGTTGTACAACGCCCTGGCCTCTGTTCCGATCGCCTACATGATAAACAAGCAAGCATCAGTAATAATCACCATATGATAAGACAATTTGGGCATTCGACAGCAATATTGTTGCACATGACAGACAATTTGGACTCTAGATAGTGAGGTAAACACAGGTCTACCAGCTGATGGGTCCAAATACGAGAGGGCATTCAGTGCCCTGCTAAGTTGATCAGTTTTGCAGTACAAAAGTACCTACCAATTAAACGGGGTTGTATAGTTTCTTTCAATTTTCAAATATAGGCCCACTGCACACAGTGACGACTGAACAAGACGGGCACGTGTGGCGTGAATGCACCATCTGTATGATCATTTGGTAACTAGGACAATGATTATGTAGCAAATGCATGGTTAGTACATCTTCTTTCAGTCCCATTTTTAGTATAGAGGTAATAATACTACCACACGCACTGCCATTTCTGAAGCACAACACCATTACCATTGTAAAGactttcaaaattttaaatatcTTCACAATAAAATGCAAGGAATTTCATCCAGAATTTATAAGTTAGGCGCTGACGACATCTACAGTTAAACATCATAAACAATAAGACATTTGATAGATCTGTACTGAGATTTGGTAGTTGCATTATTGTCAATAAATATTGGAGCAGGCCCAAGGCAAGTCACGTTACCAGCATGGACACACAGTCTGTTCAAGATACGGAAGGTATAGCATAGCCACAGGCTCCGGCAGACGAATGAACGTAGTGTTGTTGGTTATGCACAAAAGGCTAGCTGGACATATAGACCTACATGTTCGCTCATTGATTTTCCTACCGACCGATAGGTAGTGATCTGATGTATGAGGACCCGCTATGCGCCATTCTTGGTTTCTTAACCAATCAAGTTATTGCACAATTTGCTAAGGAGCCTTTTCATATAGTGCAGTTCGTGCATGTAACCTGGAGAAATGACTTTGTCCTCTGCGAAATCACTATGTTTCGTTGTAGACTAATACGTCTCAGATTTCCAAAAATAATGAAACTTAATCATACTCGCCAGAATGAATCATGAAGAAGAAAACAGTATGAATCCAACGGCAACCATATGCACGGGACAATCGACTCTCTCATGTAATTTGAGCTGTTATGCATCGATGATTTTAGTTTGATTTGATCCTTACATAGACTTTTATCCATATTGCATCGTTATTATAtgattgatgcactagccaactgtctcaaaagtctgaactgatgaTAGAAAGAGGCCACGGATTATATTTATAATCAACACTTCGCCTCACATCTAGGCTATTTTAGTTCTTAGCATGGATTCGGTTCAGgggaatatttttttattttcttttaataCTATATGAGCAGAGTCTATCACTTGAGGCCGCTTGGCTATGATACCATATAACATTGATAAACTAGCCAACTAtcccaaaagtccgaactaatggaaagggaCTAAGCATTATATTTATATTTAACGTTCATGTATAATTTTGTTTATTTTAAACTTTCTTCAATAGTTACTACACCCTCCGATCCTAAATACTTATCCAAATTTAGGAAAAATGTAGACCAAAATATGCCTAGATTCATTGAACATGTGACAATTATTTAAAACCATATGAATACTACGTTTTTGTTGTTGTAGGACTCACTAaggtatgcactaaattatggtaAATATTAGCCTTTCCAAGATTATGCCTTATCTAGCTAGTTTCACAAGAATTTTACAACTATTTTTGGAGTGGCTAACTTCGATGAGCTCAAGTGATGTCATCCCTATAATTTTGTACTATGTGAATTATTGTTCCACAGTTGCAACCTTTCCTGAAACTACAAAATCATAATTGCAACATCACTTGAAATTAAACAATCTCAGTTCCATTCTCACTTGCAACAAAATATATCATATCTGAGTTGCAACTCATGGAGGCACAAATCAGAATTTATATCCGATGATTCTTAAGTTGAATGAGCTCTAAGTCTCTattctttaaaaaaaatgatctttaacTTAATTGGTTTACGCTGCCTTTCCATAGCACTACACAAATTACCAAATATTATATTCTACATAGATATATACTTCATTTTCACAGTGCGAAAGGTGTAGAAAATGAAGGAAGAAAATTTTACCTCTAGTTTGGCCCTACAAATATTCACTTTATAAACTTATCATAATATTGTTGAAAATGTATTCCGTTAACCACGTACATTATGCACCGAACTCAACGAAACATCAAGGAGCCAGCATACGGACCGTATATGCACGTGCAATTTCAAGTTAGTTAAGCGTACAGGACCGTATATATGCATGGACAGTTTCAAAGTAGCTAAGCGTACGTGCATGCTACCCGCCAACGGCGCCCGTACGTACGAAAATATTACATTACGTGAATAAATACGTTGCATATATACCTGCCCGATACGGTACcataggtcgtcgtcgaaggaggCGGCGGTGAGCAGCACCTGCGGGAAGCTGGTGATGCGGCTGACgacgccgtcgaagtgcatgccgTGGCCCCAGAAAGAGACGCCGTGCAGCCCCTCCGACCACCACTTGTACGGCGGCACGCCTAGCCGCGGCACccccgccgcctcgtcgcccagcTGCGACACCTTCTCCGCCAGCGTTAGCCGCGCCACCAGGTCCGCCGCGCGCCGCTCCAGTGGCAGCCGCGAGTCGCAGAACGCGTACGCCTTCGTTGTCGCCCCCGGGCCGCATGAGAACGGCGGGTTGCCAGCGACCGCCGTTCGCAGCAAGGAAGGTATAGTCAGCAGCATTATGAGTAGAGGCTGTAGAGCCATGCCAATGCCAACGTTGTGCGAGGAGAAGGCGCCCATGGCGAGTTTTAGAAGGACGATGTACAAACGTACATGAGGGAAGGGACGTGAGCATCCATGGGGTTAAGGGCGGTTCCTTAAATAGACGTTCCTGGCTAATGATGTTGCGCCACGTCCCTTTTGATGGCCTGCTATGTTGATGATAGTTGGGAAGTAGTTTCTTTTGATGCATTTCTAAGGATCAACGCCCTAGAGTTGAAGTTGTCACCATTTCCCACCCTGCTTAGTTTCTTTACACAGCTCCTTTTTATTTGACACGGGTTGAAAAATTGGCTTCAACTTCTGTTCAAAAAATATTACTTTTAAAACCAACCTCCAACTCCAAATGTGAATCCAACAATGCCAGACTTTGTGAAAACCGTTTCGTTTCGATGCAACGGCGGTGGTGCAGGTTTCTTTCGATGCGATGAGGCGCCGTTGCCACATTCTTTTCACGCAAGCAGAGACGACGGTAGCATGTGAAGAGGGGCCACGCACACGTCGACAGTGTTATCCGGCCTTGGCTGCAGGTAGCCTCTCATGTCCTGAAATCCACTATAACCACCAGAGGATAAGAGTGCAGACAAGAGGAGACGCCAGAGGTTTCAATCAGTAGCATAGGATCTTTCCCGAGTGGACGATAGACTTTTAGGATTATATCCCTTTTCGATCATGCCTACGTCTTTTGAGGGAAATGATTCAGAGCACAGGCATAAAGGTCACCAGGAGTAAGGTTGCAGCATTCAGAGACCAGCTTAACTAACCAAGAAAGAGAGGTTGCACTCTGATGAACAGCGCCGTGCGTGTCACACGTATCAGCATCATCCACACCCGTAAGGACATATATAATCAGATGAGGCTATATCGGCTAATCTTTCTCTCTAGACCGATCGATTTCTTCTATGATCTCCGCTAGCTTTGTTCTATGGATAGAATGATGATTTAGTGCAGTGGAGGGGCCGCAGAATCAACTTGAAGATGCCAATAATTGATTGCGCGGCTAGTTCGTTAGGTGTCACTAACAACCGATTCATCCATTGAACTTGAAAATAAAACAGTACAGCAGTGCTACGGCATGGCATGCCTGCAGTTGCTTCCTTCGACAAAACGCATTCGGCGCTTTATATGTAACTAACTAACTGGACAAAGCTACCGGAATGTGTTGGGAAAACACAGCCGACCACCACTAAGGTTCGTCTGTATGGGTTTCCATGTATACATGTCTGAAAAAGTTCGGGCCCCT contains:
- the LOC124703463 gene encoding probable beta-D-xylosidase 7; protein product: MGAFSSHNVGIGMALQPLLIMLLTIPSLLRTAVAGNPPFSCGPGATTKAYAFCDSRLPLERRAADLVARLTLAEKVSQLGDEAAGVPRLGVPPYKWWSEGLHGVSFWGHGMHFDGVVSRITSFPQVLLTAASFDDDLWYRIGQAIGTEARALYNLGQAEGLTIWSPNVNIYRDPRWGRGQETPGEDPTTASKYAVAFVKGLQGTSATTLQTSACCKHASAYDLENWNGVVRYNFNAKVTPQDMEDTFNPPFKSCVVEGKATCVMCAYTTINGVPACANSDLITKTFKGEWGLNGYVSSDCDAVALMRDAQRYSPTPEDTVAAALKAGLDLNCGNYTQVHGMAALQRGKMTEQDVDKALKNLFAVRMRLGHFDGDPRNNALYGSLGAKDVCSRAHKDLALEAAQNGIVLLKNDASILPLDRLAVESVAVIGPNADDPAALNGNYFGPPCETTTPRQGLQRYVKDIRFHAGCNSAACDFAATDQAVRIAGSSDYVILFMGLSQKQEQEGLDRTSLLLPGKQQSLITAIAIAAKRPVILVILSGGPVDVTFAKSNPKIGAILWAGYPGQAGGLAIANILFGDHNPSGRLPVTWYPEEFTKVPMTDMRMRADPATGYPGRSYRFYKGKTVYKFGYGLSYSHFSRRLVVSGTSKQTPITNLLSGLTVKPTAKGGASYDVEELGVDGCEQLKFPAMVEVQNHGPLDGKHSVLMFLRWPNVTGGRPVSQLVGFRSQHLKAGEKASLRFDVSPCEHFSTAGEDGRKVIDTESHSLMVDKDESEISL